A genomic region of Longimicrobiales bacterium contains the following coding sequences:
- a CDS encoding DUF503 family protein encodes MVVASQSRELSLSGCQSPGDRLQAKFKVSVAETGFQDIATRVELSLALVAGDDRIAESTLSKVDGFVEVHGGAIIVRVRREVY; translated from the coding sequence ATGGTCGTGGCTTCGCAGTCGCGGGAGTTGTCGCTTTCCGGATGTCAGTCGCCCGGGGATCGTCTCCAGGCGAAGTTCAAGGTGTCGGTAGCTGAAACGGGCTTTCAGGATATCGCCACCCGAGTTGAGTTATCTCTCGCCCTCGTGGCGGGCGATGACCGGATCGCGGAGTCGACGCTGTCCAAGGTGGATGGCTTCGTTGAAGTCCATGGTGGTGCCATCATCGTCCGCGTTCGGCGCGAGGTGTATTGA
- the truB gene encoding tRNA pseudouridine(55) synthase TruB — MNLAAGDFVLPVDKPVGPTSHDVVAAARRALGTRRVGHTGTLDPFASGLLLLCIGRATRLAEYLSGMSKTYHATARLGVTTDTLDRDGSLMVERDASSVDEAAIRQVLAELVGAIQQVPPQFSAKKVDGEAMYSRARKGEHVELPPVDVTIHEADLVSCDGSDVDFSVRCSSGTYIRAIARDLGEALGVGAHLTELRRTSVGQYRIEDAVSMDELADETVVARARVAPIAAMAHLEGITLKDEHAARLLQGQRIRIAGEGEGRSADRVAISFGEDLLAIAELDDGVIRPRKVFPA; from the coding sequence GTGAACTTAGCTGCCGGCGATTTCGTCCTGCCGGTCGACAAACCGGTCGGTCCCACCTCTCACGACGTCGTAGCGGCGGCGCGCCGCGCGCTGGGCACACGGCGTGTCGGCCACACGGGTACACTGGACCCGTTTGCGTCCGGTCTGCTCTTGCTTTGCATTGGGAGGGCGACCCGCCTCGCGGAATATCTCTCTGGGATGTCCAAGACCTATCACGCTACGGCTCGTCTGGGCGTGACGACGGACACGCTTGATCGTGACGGGTCCCTGATGGTTGAACGAGACGCGTCCTCCGTCGATGAGGCCGCGATTCGACAGGTCCTGGCCGAGCTTGTTGGTGCCATTCAGCAAGTGCCACCTCAGTTTTCGGCCAAGAAAGTGGACGGCGAGGCGATGTATAGCCGAGCGAGGAAAGGAGAGCACGTCGAGCTGCCTCCGGTGGACGTGACCATTCACGAAGCGGACCTCGTCTCCTGTGATGGGTCGGACGTAGATTTCAGTGTTCGATGCTCAAGTGGGACGTACATCCGCGCGATCGCGCGGGACCTTGGCGAGGCGCTCGGTGTCGGCGCTCATCTGACCGAACTCCGGAGGACCTCGGTAGGCCAGTATCGTATCGAGGACGCGGTCTCGATGGATGAACTCGCCGACGAAACTGTCGTTGCGAGAGCTCGTGTGGCCCCGATTGCGGCGATGGCCCATCTCGAAGGCATCACGCTCAAAGACGAACATGCCGCGCGCCTGCTCCAGGGCCAGCGGATCCGGATCGCAGGAGAAGGCGAGGGGAGATCGGCTGACCGAGTCGCGATTTCTTTTGGAGAGGACCTTCTCGCGATCGCGGAACTTGACGACGGGGTGATTCGGCCTCGCAAGGTATTCCCGGCATGA
- a CDS encoding bifunctional riboflavin kinase/FAD synthetase, which produces MTPIQWTYPPGVPSDRGTVVTVGNLDGVHLGHWAVLQEIRRRAEATNRRSVLVTFDPHPLRIVRPEHAPPLLTTAMEKKEILAESGLDYAVFISFTEALSKYTPRRFVEEILVGRLGVKELVIGYDHGFGRDRKGGPDALRDIGRELDFDVDVVEPILAEGEAVSSSRIRSLINNCDMVGASACLGRPYSLRGVVVRGEGRGKGLGFATANLQTSGGDKLIPPEGIYAVRGVLRSGTWSGALHLGPRPTFQGSPPSVELHLLDFDRDIYGEEVRVDFVKHLRPIEPFSSVKALVAQIRCDVDQTRKILANH; this is translated from the coding sequence ATGACACCAATCCAGTGGACTTATCCACCTGGCGTCCCGTCGGATCGCGGCACTGTTGTCACGGTGGGGAATCTGGATGGCGTCCACCTGGGACACTGGGCGGTACTCCAGGAGATTCGCCGCCGAGCTGAGGCGACGAACCGCAGGAGCGTTCTCGTCACCTTCGATCCACACCCACTCCGGATCGTGCGCCCCGAGCACGCGCCCCCACTGCTCACTACGGCGATGGAGAAGAAGGAAATCCTGGCGGAAAGTGGTTTGGATTATGCGGTTTTCATCTCCTTCACCGAGGCGTTGTCGAAGTACACGCCGAGGCGCTTCGTCGAAGAGATCCTGGTAGGCCGTCTCGGCGTGAAGGAGCTCGTGATCGGATACGATCATGGTTTCGGCCGGGATCGTAAGGGTGGCCCGGACGCACTTCGTGACATCGGCAGAGAGCTCGACTTCGATGTAGACGTGGTCGAGCCAATCCTGGCGGAGGGCGAGGCCGTCTCGTCGTCTAGGATCCGCAGTCTGATCAATAACTGCGACATGGTGGGCGCGTCCGCGTGTCTTGGCCGGCCCTATTCTCTGCGAGGGGTCGTGGTCCGTGGCGAAGGGCGGGGCAAGGGTCTCGGTTTCGCCACTGCAAATCTTCAGACTTCCGGTGGCGACAAACTGATTCCGCCAGAGGGCATTTACGCCGTGCGGGGTGTGCTCCGCTCAGGCACATGGTCGGGGGCGCTACACCTTGGTCCAAGGCCCACTTTCCAGGGTTCGCCGCCAAGTGTGGAACTTCACCTCCTCGACTTCGACCGCGACATCTACGGAGAGGAGGTGCGCGTCGACTTCGTGAAGCACCTGAGGCCGATCGAACCCTTTTCGAGCGTCAAGGCCCTTGTCGCCCAGATTCGGTGTGACGTCGATCAGACGCGGAAGATCCTCGCGAATCACTGA
- the rbfA gene encoding 30S ribosome-binding factor RbfA gives MSKRIARLNEQLKRELSELIRTQVRDPRVGIVTITGVEVARDLGSARIFVRDMGGDAAVVETLKGLEAAAPFLRSVLGRLLHVRKVPELRFREDRSYEGAMRIDQVLLEVLPEASNVTEAGSESDETDTREAAVDSVDQDAVAEAGNA, from the coding sequence ATGAGCAAACGAATCGCGAGACTCAATGAGCAGCTGAAGCGTGAGCTGTCAGAGTTGATCCGCACCCAGGTACGTGACCCTCGGGTCGGAATTGTCACGATCACCGGGGTCGAGGTGGCTCGCGACCTAGGGTCCGCGCGAATCTTCGTGCGGGACATGGGTGGTGATGCCGCCGTGGTCGAAACCCTCAAAGGCCTTGAAGCTGCCGCACCCTTCCTGCGGTCTGTCCTTGGCCGACTGCTCCACGTTCGAAAGGTGCCGGAGCTTCGATTCCGTGAAGATCGGTCCTACGAGGGTGCGATGCGGATCGATCAGGTCCTGTTGGAGGTTTTGCCTGAGGCGAGCAATGTGACGGAAGCCGGCTCGGAGTCGGACGAAACGGACACCCGTGAAGCCGCAGTTGACTCGGTCGACCAGGACGCTGTGGCCGAGGCCGGGAACGCGTGA
- the rpsO gene encoding 30S ribosomal protein S15, translating into MAIVKEDVIKKYQLHENDRGSAPVQVAIITARIDDLRTHFDTHKKDHHSRQGLLKMVGRRRRLLEYVKKGDVEQYRSLIKDLGLRH; encoded by the coding sequence ATGGCGATCGTCAAAGAAGACGTGATTAAGAAGTACCAGCTCCACGAAAATGATCGTGGCAGCGCTCCGGTCCAGGTCGCAATCATCACCGCGCGGATCGACGACCTCAGGACGCACTTCGACACGCATAAGAAAGACCATCACTCCCGTCAGGGATTGTTGAAGATGGTCGGTCGTCGTCGACGACTCCTTGAGTACGTCAAGAAGGGCGACGTCGAGCAGTACCGCAGCCTTATCAAGGATCTAGGCCTGCGTCACTAG